Proteins from a genomic interval of Stenotrophomonas sp. 24(2023):
- a CDS encoding TonB-dependent receptor gives MKHPNQRSASRRNALATSITHLLSSSALLLAGAVVSTSAFAQEQATNLDRITVTGSNIPRTNTETPSPVQVVTRQEIDRTGKTSLSEYLQTLTANGAGSVPKSFGTGFASGSSGISLRGLGAGSTLILLNGRRMATYGLADDGQKVFTDLSTIPMDAVERVEVLKDGASAIYGSDAIAGVVNIILRSDFQGAILRGSYGVSGDGDGNERKATLTAGTGDLSSDGWNAFVSVDVGKSDAIKVSDRKNRKWIGTADLRRWGYDFDGSYFGGSGGAFTNGGKSGGVGPNGSVFDDRNATDANPGFLVPLPGCQGLTNIPGQTDASVASQGCLWDPNQRYRDISPEEKYVNVFGRATFAFGEGGELYSEIGYSKKETTFTNTPSGVSGGWGYPGHTVNANSGPGATVLGPTHPDNPIQGQASRLRYSAWDVGPRVTENTNEFNRFLVGVKGNWGDWSYDTGYLHSGTDLTSERTGFLRYSAVRCALGNPACPGGVWRIGDNANLNSQALYDYISPRISARAKTSLDSFNATVSRSLADLKGGPLGLAVGTEWRRTSNSLTPQTYTDQGDIIGLGYSAYDGIQNVYAGYIELSAPVLESLELSGALRYDKYDGGDGKATPKLGIKWTPADWIALRASYAEGFRAPNVAESGVGGLAGFSSIKDSVRCDLQPTTSNCQARQVAIITNSNPALKPEESKSYSFGVVLQPTRSTSLTVDAWEIKRTNEIASSEPADEIAAGNVVRDTDLINGVPGTGTILAVNNSYVNAASSRVRGIDTDIRQTFDIGPGQLEMDLQWSHLLKFERTNGGSTSDYLGTHGNCDVSNCVGTPKDRANLGATWKQGPWSVSGVANYISKMENTDKRGGDYQTLYADGTPVKKISSFTTFDLSGRWSVTEAFELNLSVQNLFDRIAPLDPLTYGAVNYNPMHFSGAIGRYFTVGAKYTFR, from the coding sequence GTGAAACACCCCAACCAACGGTCCGCCAGCCGCCGCAATGCACTGGCTACATCCATCACGCACCTTCTTTCCAGCAGCGCACTGCTGCTGGCCGGCGCCGTGGTTTCCACCTCTGCCTTCGCCCAGGAACAGGCCACCAACCTGGACCGCATCACGGTCACCGGCTCGAACATTCCCCGCACCAACACCGAGACACCCTCGCCGGTGCAGGTGGTGACCCGGCAGGAAATCGACCGTACCGGCAAGACCTCGCTGTCCGAATACCTGCAGACCCTGACCGCCAATGGCGCAGGCTCGGTCCCCAAATCCTTCGGCACCGGCTTTGCCAGCGGCAGCTCCGGCATTTCACTGCGCGGCCTGGGTGCCGGTTCCACGCTGATCCTGTTGAACGGGCGCCGCATGGCGACCTACGGCCTGGCCGACGACGGGCAGAAGGTGTTCACCGACCTGAGCACCATCCCGATGGACGCCGTCGAGCGCGTGGAAGTGCTCAAGGATGGCGCATCGGCGATCTATGGCTCCGACGCCATCGCCGGCGTGGTCAACATCATCCTGCGCAGCGACTTCCAGGGCGCGATCCTGCGCGGCTCCTACGGCGTGTCCGGTGACGGCGATGGCAATGAGAGGAAGGCAACGCTCACCGCCGGTACCGGCGATCTGTCCAGCGATGGATGGAACGCCTTCGTCAGCGTCGATGTCGGCAAATCCGACGCGATCAAGGTCAGTGACCGCAAGAACCGCAAATGGATCGGCACCGCAGACCTGCGCCGCTGGGGCTATGACTTCGACGGCTCTTACTTTGGCGGTTCCGGTGGCGCGTTCACCAATGGTGGCAAGAGCGGCGGCGTTGGTCCAAACGGTTCGGTGTTCGATGACCGCAATGCAACCGATGCCAACCCCGGTTTCCTTGTCCCGCTGCCGGGTTGCCAGGGGCTGACGAACATTCCAGGCCAGACGGATGCATCGGTGGCATCGCAGGGCTGCCTGTGGGATCCAAACCAGCGCTATCGCGATATTTCGCCTGAAGAGAAATATGTGAATGTCTTCGGCCGGGCGACCTTCGCCTTCGGCGAAGGCGGCGAGCTCTACTCCGAAATCGGCTACTCCAAGAAGGAAACCACCTTCACCAACACGCCGTCGGGCGTCTCCGGCGGCTGGGGCTATCCCGGCCATACGGTCAACGCCAACAGCGGCCCCGGCGCCACCGTGCTCGGCCCGACCCATCCTGACAACCCGATCCAGGGCCAGGCCTCGCGCCTGCGCTACAGCGCCTGGGATGTCGGCCCGCGCGTCACCGAGAACACCAACGAGTTCAACCGGTTCCTGGTCGGCGTCAAGGGCAACTGGGGCGACTGGAGCTATGACACCGGCTACCTGCACTCGGGCACCGACCTGACCAGCGAACGCACCGGCTTCCTGCGCTACAGCGCCGTGCGCTGTGCCCTGGGCAACCCGGCCTGCCCGGGCGGCGTCTGGCGCATCGGTGATAACGCCAACCTCAATTCCCAGGCGCTGTACGACTATATCTCCCCCCGCATCAGCGCACGGGCCAAGACCAGCCTGGATTCGTTCAACGCCACGGTCTCGCGCAGCCTGGCCGACCTGAAGGGCGGCCCGCTGGGCCTTGCAGTGGGTACCGAATGGCGGCGTACCAGCAACAGCCTGACCCCGCAGACCTACACCGACCAGGGCGACATCATCGGCCTGGGCTATTCGGCTTATGACGGCATCCAGAACGTCTACGCCGGCTATATCGAACTGTCGGCACCGGTGCTGGAATCGCTGGAGCTGTCCGGCGCGCTGCGCTATGACAAGTACGACGGTGGCGACGGCAAGGCCACGCCGAAGCTGGGCATCAAGTGGACGCCGGCCGACTGGATCGCCCTGCGCGCCAGCTATGCCGAAGGCTTCCGCGCCCCCAACGTCGCCGAGAGCGGGGTCGGCGGCCTGGCCGGTTTCTCCAGCATCAAGGACTCGGTGCGCTGCGACCTGCAGCCGACCACGTCCAACTGCCAGGCACGTCAGGTGGCGATCATTACCAACTCCAACCCCGCGCTGAAGCCGGAGGAATCGAAGAGCTATTCGTTCGGCGTGGTCCTGCAGCCCACGCGCAGCACCTCGCTGACCGTCGATGCCTGGGAAATCAAGCGCACCAATGAAATCGCCTCGAGCGAACCGGCCGATGAAATCGCCGCCGGCAACGTGGTACGCGATACCGATCTGATCAACGGCGTACCCGGCACGGGCACCATCCTGGCGGTCAACAACAGTTACGTGAATGCCGCCTCGTCGCGGGTAAGGGGTATCGACACCGATATCCGCCAGACCTTCGACATCGGCCCGGGGCAGCTGGAAATGGACCTGCAGTGGAGCCACCTGCTGAAGTTCGAGCGCACCAATGGCGGCTCGACCTCCGATTACCTGGGCACCCACGGCAACTGCGACGTCTCCAACTGCGTCGGCACGCCCAAGGACCGCGCCAATCTGGGGGCCACCTGGAAGCAGGGCCCGTGGAGCGTCAGCGGCGTGGCGAACTACATCAGCAAGATGGAGAACACCGACAAGCGCGGCGGCGACTACCAGACGCTCTACGCCGACGGTACGCCGGTGAAGAAGATCTCCTCGTTCACCACCTTCGACCTGTCCGGTCGCTGGTCGGTCACCGAGGCGTTCGAGCTCAACCTGTCCGTGCAGAACCTGTTCGACCGCATCGCACCGCTGGATCCGCTCACCTACGGCGCGGTGAACTACAACCCGATGCATTTCAGCGGCGCCATCGGCCGCTACTTCACCGTCGGTGCCAAGTACACCTTCCGCTGA
- the arcD gene encoding arginine-ornithine antiporter: MPASQQRLGLAALTALVVGSMVGAGIFSLPQNIARSAGPAAALIGWAISGLGMLMLAFVFQALANRRPDLDTGIYAYARAGFGDYIGFSSAWGYWVASVLGNTSFFVLIFSGLGHFFPVFGDGNTPVAVAASSLLLWTVHLLVLRGLQTAAIINALVTVAKLLPIALFLLLAALAFRADVFRAGFFGTPALGDIGQQLRGMMLVTVWVFIGIEGASVYSRRAARRADVGRATVIGFVGVWALLVLVSLLSMGVLSQAELAALPNPSMAYVLQAIVGEWGATLIIAGSIISVLGALLAWVLLCAEVLYAAAGDGTMPAFLARENARKVPANALWLSNGLIQVFLLMLLFNSGTYTSLVLLAASMSLAPYFLSSAFGVQLAWRGDAYAGTPAARWRDFAAAVLSSTYALWLVYAGGLDHLLLSVLLYVPGVALFALAKRQRGDVVFTRWEALLFGAIALVAVATLVAVWRGALVL, translated from the coding sequence ATGCCCGCCTCCCAGCAACGCCTTGGCCTGGCCGCACTGACCGCGCTGGTGGTCGGCTCGATGGTCGGCGCCGGCATCTTCTCGCTGCCGCAGAACATCGCGCGCAGCGCAGGCCCCGCCGCCGCGCTGATCGGCTGGGCGATCAGCGGCCTGGGCATGCTGATGCTGGCGTTCGTGTTCCAGGCGCTGGCCAACCGCCGCCCGGACCTGGATACCGGCATCTACGCCTACGCACGCGCCGGCTTTGGTGACTACATCGGGTTTTCCTCGGCGTGGGGCTACTGGGTGGCCTCGGTGCTGGGCAACACCAGCTTCTTCGTGCTGATCTTCAGTGGGCTGGGCCACTTTTTCCCGGTATTCGGTGATGGCAATACCCCGGTGGCGGTGGCCGCCTCGTCGCTGCTGCTGTGGACGGTGCACCTGCTGGTGCTGCGCGGGCTGCAGACGGCGGCCATCATCAATGCGCTGGTCACCGTGGCCAAGCTGCTGCCGATTGCCCTGTTCCTGCTGCTGGCGGCACTGGCCTTCCGTGCCGATGTGTTCCGCGCCGGCTTCTTCGGTACGCCGGCGCTGGGCGACATCGGCCAGCAGCTGCGCGGCATGATGCTGGTGACCGTCTGGGTCTTCATCGGCATCGAGGGGGCCAGCGTGTACTCACGGCGCGCGGCGCGCCGGGCCGATGTCGGCCGCGCCACGGTGATCGGCTTTGTCGGCGTCTGGGCGCTGCTGGTGCTGGTCAGCCTGCTGTCGATGGGCGTGCTGTCGCAGGCAGAACTGGCAGCACTCCCCAACCCCTCGATGGCCTATGTGCTGCAGGCCATCGTCGGCGAATGGGGTGCGACGCTGATCATCGCCGGCTCGATCATCTCGGTACTCGGCGCGCTGCTGGCCTGGGTGCTGCTGTGCGCCGAAGTGCTGTATGCCGCCGCGGGCGACGGCACCATGCCCGCCTTCCTGGCGCGGGAAAACGCGCGCAAGGTACCGGCCAACGCGCTGTGGCTGAGCAACGGCCTGATCCAGGTGTTCCTGCTGATGCTGCTGTTCAACAGCGGCACCTATACCAGCCTGGTACTGCTGGCCGCTTCGATGAGCCTGGCGCCCTACTTCCTGTCCAGCGCCTTCGGCGTGCAGCTGGCCTGGCGCGGCGACGCCTATGCCGGCACTCCCGCCGCGCGCTGGCGCGACTTCGCCGCCGCCGTGCTGTCCAGCACCTACGCGCTGTGGCTGGTGTACGCCGGCGGGCTGGATCACCTGTTGCTGTCGGTGCTGCTGTATGTACCGGGCGTGGCGCTGTTCGCCCTGGCCAAGCGGCAACGTGGCGACGTGGTGTTCACCCGCTGGGAAGCGCTGCTGTTCGGTGCCATCGCACTGGTGGCGGTGGCCACGCTGGTGGCCGTCTGGCGCGGCGCACTGGTGCTCTGA
- a CDS encoding alpha/beta hydrolase: protein MHRPGRVVSLVLLALLSLQAARAAPVTWHPPEGTTEIPLWPEGKVMPPPKLAGPEQLGEAVSKPSGERWAMLQNVAVPTLTLFPPKGPGNGTAVMVVPGGGYRVLAMDLEGSEICAWLNGRGITCALLKYRVPASGPNWDPQCNCRDIPAVPMALQDAQRAMGLLRAQSARWHIDPKRVGVIGFSAGGHVVAGLSTQARRSYTPVDAADAQPSRPDFAMVMYSGHLWNGKAKGLSLVKDIAVDGEVPPTFIVQATDDPTDDVRESLSYYRALIDAGVPVEMHLFARGGHAFGLRVKTAPVAAWPQLAERWMQDIGMLSRR, encoded by the coding sequence ATGCATCGGCCTGGTCGCGTTGTTTCCCTGGTGTTGCTTGCACTGCTGTCACTGCAGGCCGCGCGTGCGGCGCCGGTGACCTGGCACCCGCCCGAAGGCACGACGGAAATACCGCTGTGGCCGGAAGGCAAGGTGATGCCACCGCCGAAGCTGGCAGGGCCCGAGCAGCTCGGCGAAGCGGTGTCCAAGCCCAGTGGCGAACGCTGGGCGATGCTGCAGAACGTCGCGGTGCCGACGCTGACGCTGTTTCCGCCCAAGGGGCCAGGCAACGGCACGGCGGTGATGGTCGTGCCCGGCGGCGGTTACCGCGTGCTGGCAATGGATCTGGAAGGCAGCGAGATCTGCGCGTGGTTGAACGGCCGGGGCATCACCTGCGCGCTGCTGAAATACCGTGTGCCGGCGTCGGGCCCGAACTGGGACCCGCAATGCAATTGCCGTGACATTCCTGCGGTGCCGATGGCGCTGCAGGATGCACAGCGGGCGATGGGCCTGCTGCGTGCACAGTCGGCGCGCTGGCATATCGATCCGAAGCGCGTGGGAGTGATCGGCTTTTCCGCCGGTGGCCACGTCGTCGCGGGGTTGAGTACGCAGGCGCGGCGAAGCTACACGCCGGTCGATGCGGCCGATGCGCAGCCGAGCCGTCCGGATTTCGCGATGGTGATGTACTCCGGGCACCTGTGGAACGGCAAGGCGAAGGGGCTGTCACTGGTCAAGGACATCGCCGTGGATGGCGAGGTGCCGCCGACCTTCATCGTGCAGGCCACCGATGATCCCACCGACGACGTGCGCGAGTCCCTCAGCTATTACCGCGCCTTGATCGATGCCGGCGTGCCGGTGGAAATGCACCTTTTCGCCCGTGGCGGCCATGCCTTCGGGCTGCGGGTGAAGACGGCGCCGGTGGCGGCATGGCCGCAGCTGGCCGAACGCTGGATGCAGGACATCGGGATGCTGTCGCGCCGTTGA
- the rlmH gene encoding 23S rRNA (pseudouridine(1915)-N(3))-methyltransferase RlmH, whose translation MKARLIATGERAPSWVAQGFAEYQKRLSHWLPFELVEIEPGLRGKGRDPRRATEDEGKRVIAALPKNAYVVALDVPGRQLSSEQLAQRLEHWRGQGRDLAFLIGGPEGHSPDVSALADEKWSIGPLTLPHMLVRLVVAEQLYRAAAMIANHPYHRA comes from the coding sequence ATGAAAGCCCGCCTGATCGCCACTGGCGAACGCGCGCCCAGCTGGGTGGCGCAGGGGTTTGCCGAATACCAGAAGCGGCTGTCGCACTGGTTGCCGTTCGAGCTGGTGGAAATCGAGCCCGGCCTGCGTGGCAAGGGCCGCGATCCGCGCCGGGCGACCGAGGACGAAGGCAAGCGGGTGATCGCCGCACTGCCGAAAAACGCCTATGTGGTCGCGCTGGATGTGCCGGGCCGCCAGCTCAGTTCCGAGCAGCTGGCACAGCGCCTGGAACACTGGCGCGGGCAGGGCAGGGACCTGGCGTTCCTGATCGGTGGCCCGGAAGGCCATTCACCGGATGTGTCCGCGCTGGCCGATGAGAAATGGTCGATCGGCCCGCTGACGCTGCCGCACATGCTGGTGCGGCTGGTGGTGGCCGAGCAGCTGTACCGCGCGGCGGCGATGATTGCCAATCACCCCTACCATCGCGCGTGA
- the rsfS gene encoding ribosome silencing factor has protein sequence MSNQTQPQTIKVDLPSPPPSVPELLASVRQATEDLKAKDPVEIDVRGRSSVADYMVIVSGTSTRHVKSIADEVVRFAKKIDVMPLGVEGEREAEWVLVDLGDVIVHVMLPRVREFYAIERLWTVGDQPPSSDEDDVA, from the coding sequence TTGAGCAACCAGACCCAGCCCCAGACCATCAAGGTCGATCTGCCCAGCCCGCCGCCGTCCGTGCCGGAACTGCTGGCCAGCGTCCGCCAAGCCACCGAAGACCTCAAGGCCAAGGACCCGGTCGAGATCGACGTACGCGGCCGCTCCAGCGTCGCCGACTACATGGTGATCGTCTCGGGCACGTCCACCCGCCACGTCAAGTCGATCGCCGATGAAGTCGTGCGTTTCGCCAAGAAGATCGACGTGATGCCGCTGGGCGTGGAAGGTGAGCGCGAAGCCGAGTGGGTGCTGGTCGACCTGGGCGATGTGATCGTGCACGTGATGCTGCCGCGCGTGCGCGAGTTCTATGCCATCGAGCGCCTGTGGACCGTCGGTGACCAGCCGCCGTCCAGCGACGAGGACGACGTGGCCTGA
- the nadD gene encoding nicotinate-nucleotide adenylyltransferase, which yields MPLRIYYGGTFDPVHLGHLAIARAARDELQVAVRMLPAADPPHRAPPGASAEQRCAMLSLAIGDEPGLLLDRRELVRAARQPGPSYTVDTLRELRAELGPSRPLAWLVGADSLLGLPGWHQWQALFELAHFIVAERPGSPLQQAVDGALGEALEGRWAVNEQALFAAPAGCVLRLHQPLRSESASAVRAQIAAAGPWRALLPPAVADYVATQGLYGACPP from the coding sequence ATGCCGCTGCGCATCTATTACGGGGGCACCTTCGACCCGGTGCACCTAGGGCATCTGGCCATAGCCCGTGCCGCCCGCGACGAGCTGCAGGTCGCGGTGCGCATGCTGCCCGCGGCCGACCCGCCACACCGTGCACCGCCCGGGGCCAGCGCCGAGCAGCGCTGCGCCATGCTGTCGCTGGCCATCGGCGACGAGCCCGGCCTGCTGCTGGACCGCCGGGAGCTGGTCCGGGCCGCCCGCCAGCCGGGGCCGTCCTATACCGTGGACACCCTGCGCGAACTGCGCGCCGAACTCGGCCCCAGCCGACCCCTTGCCTGGCTGGTGGGGGCCGACAGCCTGCTCGGCCTGCCGGGCTGGCACCAGTGGCAGGCGCTGTTCGAGCTGGCCCATTTCATCGTTGCCGAGCGGCCGGGCAGCCCCCTGCAGCAGGCGGTGGACGGGGCACTCGGGGAGGCGCTGGAAGGCCGCTGGGCCGTCAATGAGCAGGCCTTGTTCGCCGCCCCGGCCGGTTGCGTGCTGCGCCTGCACCAGCCCCTGCGCAGCGAATCGGCCAGTGCGGTACGGGCGCAGATCGCCGCGGCGGGCCCCTGGCGGGCCCTGCTGCCGCCGGCCGTGGCCGACTACGTGGCCACGCAGGGCCTGTACGGCGCCTGCCCGCCGTGA
- the holA gene encoding DNA polymerase III subunit delta, which produces MELRPEQLASQTDGTPLAPVYLVAGPETLRVLEAADAVRARARAEGINEREVFDADGRDFDWNQLDASFNAPSLFSARRLVEVRLPSGKPGKDGAEVISQFCANPAPDVVLLITANEWSKAHQGKWAEAVMRVGVLSVAWAIKPHELGDWIERRLRGKGLRADPAAVQRLAERVEGNLLAAAQEIDKLALLADGQVLDVERMEALVADAARYDVFRLVEATFSGQPPAVLRMLAGLRGEGEAVAALMPVVIRELLAGAGLARVQARGGNLAGEMKARGIWESRQAPYKRALQRHPEAKRWERFVAEAGLVDRIAKGRADGDAWLALERLLVAVAEARAVRLLARA; this is translated from the coding sequence ATGGAACTGCGCCCGGAACAGCTGGCCAGCCAGACAGACGGCACGCCACTGGCGCCGGTCTACCTGGTCGCGGGCCCGGAAACCCTGCGCGTGCTGGAAGCGGCCGATGCGGTCCGCGCGCGCGCGCGCGCCGAGGGCATCAACGAGCGCGAAGTCTTCGATGCCGACGGCCGCGATTTCGACTGGAACCAGCTTGACGCCAGCTTCAACGCGCCCAGCCTGTTCAGTGCCCGCCGCCTGGTGGAAGTGCGCCTGCCCAGCGGCAAGCCGGGCAAGGACGGGGCCGAGGTCATCAGCCAGTTCTGCGCCAACCCCGCGCCGGACGTGGTCCTGCTGATCACCGCCAATGAATGGAGCAAGGCGCACCAGGGCAAGTGGGCCGAGGCCGTGATGCGCGTCGGCGTGCTGTCGGTGGCCTGGGCGATCAAGCCGCACGAACTGGGTGACTGGATCGAACGCCGGCTGCGCGGCAAGGGCCTGCGCGCGGACCCGGCCGCGGTGCAGCGGCTGGCCGAACGGGTGGAAGGCAACCTGCTGGCCGCCGCCCAGGAAATCGACAAACTGGCGCTGCTGGCCGATGGCCAGGTGCTGGACGTGGAGCGGATGGAGGCACTGGTTGCCGACGCCGCCCGCTATGACGTGTTCCGGCTGGTGGAGGCCACGTTCTCCGGCCAGCCGCCGGCCGTGCTGCGCATGCTGGCCGGCCTGCGCGGCGAGGGCGAGGCCGTGGCCGCGCTGATGCCGGTCGTCATCCGTGAACTGCTGGCCGGTGCCGGCCTGGCCCGGGTACAGGCCCGGGGCGGCAACCTGGCGGGCGAGATGAAGGCCCGTGGCATCTGGGAATCGCGGCAGGCCCCCTACAAGCGCGCGCTGCAGCGGCACCCGGAAGCCAAGCGCTGGGAGCGTTTCGTGGCCGAGGCCGGCCTGGTGGACCGCATTGCCAAGGGGCGCGCCGATGGCGATGCCTGGCTGGCCCTGGAGCGCCTGCTGGTGGCCGTGGCCGAGGCGCGCGCCGTACGCCTGCTCGCCCGCGCCTGA
- the lptE gene encoding LPS assembly lipoprotein LptE, giving the protein MTRFLLVLLLALGLTGCGFHLRSKLMLPADTAAVRVVSTAPYSELVKLLRRSLIGSGATIAEEDGTLPAAQLQVLSERWGDLPIAIDSQGRAQEYSLRYAVIFIFRREDGSELVPQQVIELSRDYVSPPTDATGTTTEREILADELRREMSASIIRRIDSVVRAEVERGTLVPKRDATAPGDGAAPAATPVKP; this is encoded by the coding sequence ATGACCCGATTCCTGCTCGTCCTGCTCCTTGCCCTCGGCCTGACCGGGTGCGGCTTCCACCTGCGCAGCAAGCTGATGCTGCCGGCCGATACCGCCGCAGTGCGCGTGGTGTCCACCGCGCCGTACAGCGAACTGGTCAAGCTGCTGCGTCGCAGCCTGATCGGATCGGGGGCGACCATCGCCGAGGAGGACGGCACGTTGCCGGCCGCGCAGCTGCAGGTGCTGTCCGAACGCTGGGGTGACCTGCCGATCGCCATCGACTCGCAGGGCCGTGCGCAGGAATACAGCCTGCGCTACGCGGTGATCTTCATCTTCCGCCGCGAAGACGGCTCGGAACTGGTACCGCAGCAGGTGATCGAACTGTCGCGCGATTACGTGTCGCCGCCGACCGACGCCACCGGTACCACCACCGAGCGCGAAATCCTGGCCGACGAACTGCGCCGCGAGATGTCCGCCTCGATCATCCGCCGCATCGACAGCGTCGTGCGCGCCGAAGTGGAGCGCGGCACGCTGGTGCCCAAGCGCGATGCCACCGCCCCGGGTGATGGCGCTGCACCGGCGGCCACGCCGGTCAAGCCCTGA